The DNA segment TTacagctacagttggtaacttttatgaaaataactttgtgtcatatttgctgaaactgtcactatatcctgaaAGAAATACAGGAGACAGATCATgttccaccttctcttcctACTACTTTTAACAGCTTTCATTAGAATCTACCGCGGCGCACCGAAAACACCCAACCAGAGCTCAGGAgcctctaacgcagctgtcagtcatcgcagtcagcgctgatcaaatatgaatcgaGATCCTGTTACTGAATTGcccatttctcacctcaaatgttttcagcaacatattttagtgtactgtttagctgtaaaatgagaaagtttgtgaatcGGCCATCATGCTGGAAACAGTCAACCAAAGTACCATGCACAGCCCACCAGCCGGACTAACTTTGTTatttaacagctaaacagtacactaaaatatcaGATGAggaataggcaatgcagtgacaaaaccttgtttcatttatatttgatcggcgctgcctagtttgacagtttgaccacagttcacgagcagtgacAGGCAGCTGCGTttgagactcctcggctctgattggttgtttttgttcaggtgtTTTAAGGGTTAGAATAAGGCAATAAAGTAGGCAGAGTAGtatgatttttcttttcacagATTATTTGTCTGTAGTGTGAGGATGTACTGGCAGTTTTagcaaatatataaaaaatatttccaaCTTTCCAAAGTttccaactacagctttaatggCAGACAGTCATGTCCTCAGGCCTTGAGGTAATTACTTCAGAGTTGCGGTATTGAACGCTGATTGTTCTGCCAAAGTTCACACACATGGACCACTGATGGAGGATTTCTCTGTTGCCAGTTCAGTTTTCTattcaaataatttaaaagtCATCATTGTGCGTAGAATAAAAATCAAACTCTGTGTTTCCTACAAAAATACTCTAAATACATTTCTAGAAATTGTAGAGTGTGACTCTCTACCTGTCAACTGTGTGTTACCAACTTTGTGTGGCTGTTGGGTTACTCCTCAGCATCAGTGGAGGACCGAGGAGTCGGCGCTCTGGATGATCTGTCCCTCTCTGAGCAAAGCTTCCCTCCTCAGGACGGTGCTGGTCTCAGATATTCCTCTCTGATATCTGGGGAGTTTAACAGAGATGGTAAgaaacacacatagacacacagttTATACTGAAGTGCTCAGACTTGGTGCAGACTCTTGCTTTATCCAGGGAAAATCACCCACTTTGTGCTCCACATTTAaaatcatacacacactgtaaccATAGCTTTCTGTGGTTGGATACCAAGCAGCACCACTAGAGAACTAGGTGGTCTAAGGTATTGATCAAGAGTGGGTAGTTATTGATAGAGGTGCACACAACATTCCCTCATTTTTCACACTCCTTAAACTTCACTCTACACTACCCAAAAGCCTGACGTGCACAGAAACATGGCTAATGCAACAAGCTGACACACATTATCTCAAATATCTGAATATTCTCATGTTTTACTTTCTCTCAGGCGTCAGAACAAGCCTGCTTCCTCGAGGGATGAAAAGAGAGGTGAGTTctccacaaacattatccctaCAACAGCACAGTAAAGTAAGCTATACTGTAAACTGAATGTTGATTGCTGCTGCTTTATCCTGTCTTTCAGGTCCTATTGGAGAAACAAAGTCTCCTAAATCCTTTCAGCCACGTGCTGGGCATCCGGAAACAGTTCAGAAAGAGAGCAGGGAATTCTGAATGTTTCTGGAAATACTGCGTCtaaaaaaacatgtcaacaGGCATCAATGCCACACACAAGAGACAGGGCTTGCACTAAAACCAAAACCCCTATCTTGCACTCACATGcagacaaaataacaaacatcATGCATGCATACACTGTGCATATGCATGCCCAGGTGCATgaactcacacatacacactcacatacataaGCGCTGTCTGTATTTGTTCACACAAAGAACAATGCCATTGGTGTGATTGAGACAAGTTGCTTGGGGGCTTTAAGATGATTTATTGAGACTATGTTTATGGTATGTGAAACTACATTTGTTAAAAGTCCCTGGTTGTCTGATGTACGACCAAAAGTCTTTTAAATGAATGTCAAAGGTTATGCAGCCCTGTATGTTGAATAGAAATAAAACTATATTATAAATACTCTGCTAAATGTCTTTTCTTGATAAAAAGGTGTTGCAGAAGCGGAGAGCAGAGGAAACCACTCACCCTTTCGTAGAAGtaaagaaagcaacaaaaagACGGAGCAAAGTGTTCTCgagttttcttcattttttcctttttttattattttacagcaGAAAGAATATAAAGCATTCAGAAAACATCTTCCATATTTTAAGGGCAATTCAAAACGTTTTGCATGGCTTCAGCAGCtgaaatctcttttttttttttttaacatatccaTCGAGTCAGTGACGCTTGTACATGcacaattacaaaaataaaacttacaAACAAGAGAAGgggaagaaaaaggaggaaagcAAAACACATTAGGAGAACCAAGAGGAGATGAAACTTTTTAAGGGGGGGGTCAAGGGTCGGGGGCGGAGAAAAATTGGGTCACATAacagggaaagacagagagaaagacagctATAGAGGAGAGGAAAATAGATCTAACACTAGTTCACATGCAAAGTGTCGAGGACCCGTGACTTTCTATCAAAGCagggcctttttttttcttctcggTTTGGAATTGATGAAAACGTGCAGTTCGGTAAAGGGTGCCATATAATTGCTGTCCATAAACTACTGAATGCTTGTCTTGCAATACTGGCATTTGCATAAGAGTAAGTCGACTACATGTGTCCAATCATTTTAAACTTCACTAGGTCTATAGGTCTCCACAAAATAGTTCTTTATTGCTCTGTGTCCACAAGTGGAATATGTTGTAAAACTGTTTCTGTTCTGTTGTCCTGATGTGCCTACCTTTCTCTGGTTTGGGTGCTCGgggaaaaagaagaggaggaaaggcAGATTCCCAGGTCAATTCACAGAACGTCTCGAAATTGATAATACTGTGTGTGAAGAGTGCCTATCAGCTAACCTGTCATCCCATTCATAAATGGCAGTAAAAACAAGATTTGCAGGTGAACTTTTCATATAACTACACTCTTAATCTTAAATACCCTCTACACTTTGTCACTTAGATAAATTAAAGGCCTAAAGAACCGGCCAGAATTATACGATGATTTGACAGGCTCCTATGACAGAAAGTCAAATCATTTTTCTTAATGAGCTGTATATGACAGGACTTTATTCCAGGGCTCCACCGCTGTCTGCTGTGTTCAACGTTACTGAGAGGAAATGGAttatatttcattcattttaaagaCTTCAGTATCGCAGCGCTGAACCTGTCTGTCTTTACCAGAAAGCCCCGCTGAAAGTTTTTTCAGTATCAGCTTCTTCTGCCGTGAATCACGTGTCCtgctctgtttcctcctccCCATTTTGGCACCCTGAGTAAAATACAGAAGGGAGGTGAACCAGTCCCTCAGCCTGGAGAAGAGCGATGCCGCTCGGTGTACAAATGAAACTGACACCTTGACATGTCTGCGTGTGCTGTGtcttgtgcatgtgtctgtgtgtaccgTGTGTCACTTAGTTAATACTTGCTATACATACTGTCACAATGGTCTCCAACCATTTGTCCTATTTGAAGTTGGGAGCACACTGATCAAAtcttaaaaagaata comes from the Epinephelus lanceolatus isolate andai-2023 chromosome 8, ASM4190304v1, whole genome shotgun sequence genome and includes:
- the LOC117258898 gene encoding urotensin-2-like, coding for MKCNHLLSWAFLLVASGPLLAHPITESAEMPYPGPASVEDRGVGALDDLSLSEQSFPPQDGAGLRYSSLISGEFNRDGVRTSLLPRGMKREVLLEKQSLLNPFSHVLGIRKQFRKRAGNSECFWKYCV